TCAACGTGGTACCAAATGCCTGTCACTGCTAAACCAGGAAATACCACCCTTATataaatcttaaaaaaaaaaaaagcaagcaaaacCCGAGGATATTGTGACATGACTTCACCTCCGAATACGCCTCGTAACCTGTCTGCTCAGGTTTCCCGCATTTTGGTACTTATATGCGCCGACACGTGAAAACAGCCGGCAGCTTGCGGAGACGCGCGTGTGGCAGAAGACGAGGAACTTAAGGACATTCACTTAAGGATCTGCAATGCAAAGAGGGCCCAGATAAGAGCTTAGGGGGACGCCATAAATTCAAACGACGGTTTGCGTTCATCAGGGAAGCATTTCATAACACTGAGAATGACACGgcccaaaaaatgaaatacatgcatgaaaaaataaaacagccgGACAAGGAATGTTTTTGCACCGAGGAAGTGTGAATGATAAAATGGAAGAGATGGAGGGGGAAAGGGGTGCAACAGGTGCGTCTGTGGCAGAGATGCAAGAGCTGGAGGAGCGCCAGAGAAGAACAGGCAAGCATGAAGGTAGAAGATGTGCAAAGACCTACCAAGGTCTGTTGGTATCTCAGAGCCTTCCTTTGCGATGCATCTGTAGCCATTGACACGCTGTCAGTGATCCAAAAATAACCTCGCCGGACGCCCCAGCATTTCCACTGGCATGGCCCACCAACTTGCAACGAGCTCCACGCActccgacacacacacagcgttCAAGTTAAAGGCACACGCAATCCACCACCATCCGTTTCACTCCCCAtttagaaaaacacacacacttccaagGCAAAGGGGGACGCTGGTGGTCTTGGTGGTGGTCTTCAGGTGGTCCAGAGGCcgtgggtgggtggggatATCCAGCGTGGGCCGCGGAAACGACAGGCTGAGAGAAATCAGACTGGCGGACAAAGCAGAGCAAAGCCATCTGATGAGGCAGCGAAGGACACTTTCCTTTATTAGAACTGCAGACACttaataacacacacacacacacacacacacacacacacacactagttGCACCCGCCCTGCCAGCCGGCCATTAGAGGTGTATGCCGGATGGACATAGTTcgtttggaggggggggagagggGGTTCGGGGTATAGTGGAGTGGGGGGGTTAATGGAAGGGCAGCCCCTCTCCCCCATAGGGCTGCCCCTGCAACGTGAGCAGGAAGGCACACGACACCCCTATGACAGCTCACGTCTTATCAGCCTATGATGCGAGGACAATCCCCGTAACGCTTAAATGCCACGTCAATAAATCATATGGAAGCTCGGACAGTGCAAAGCGGGAAAGCTAACGGGTGCTTGTTGTTTTGAGGGTCACCACAAGGAATCGTTACAGGCGCAGTTTTTAGAACTGATGCTCTTCctgaggaaaaatatttttgggaccGAGAATTGAACTCACACCGTCTTGACAGAATACAGTGAACCCTTTAAATTCTAAAAAGGTCACATACTGGGACACTATTTCcaaatgtgatttgtttttactcaATTTATTGCCAACCCGAGTCAGACTCTTGTCAGGTCaggtgactcgagtcccccaCCTCAAATGAGTTTGACCCTGGAAGGGATGCACGGTAATTGACTTGGTATTATTTCCAATGGGCAAATTGTTCCAAAATACCAACACCACAAAGGTCGGCCAGCTTCCCAGAATGGATCACGTTTGACCTTGGAGGTTGCTCCGCGGGCTGCTGAGACAACATCCTTgaacatgtgtgtgcgtgttgtgtgCCACCatcatgacaacaacaaagtcaCAGACACATGCAGATCCAGATCCCCCTTAACCCTGTCCCGCTTTGTGGTCCACACGCCGGCGCATATCAACCTAATCTCACAGCTCCACGGCAGGCCACAGGAAAACGTATTACTCGGACCGCCGCTCGCAGTGCGTGCACACGCAtgcgactgtgtgtgtgtgcgtcaaaGGGGAATGACTCCGGACAGCTGGCCTGGGCCTCCATCTGATACACTCTGAATATTATCACCGAGTGGCGGGAATGACATACGCCGTCCGGGGGCATGGAGAGACCTGAGCGCAGCGGGATAGCGGGTGGGGTAGTTACACTACACCTGAGTGCGGCGAGGACACGCCGTAacgcaacaacacacacaaacacagcaacaAGGCGGATCGTATGCAGAGGAGGGCATGTGAGCGGCgtgtcagaaaagttccggGACTGGTGTCACAAAGGTCATGTTTCAAATCCAAACGACAAGTTTTCTCATTTGGAGTAAACCCCCTGGAGTCTAATGCCATTAGCGCCATTCTCCATCTCATTCTCCCTGGATCCTCCGTAGCATGGTTGTCACAGGCATCAACTCAACTCATTCACAGCCAATCAATTTGCTAAATGCCTCTGACAATGTTGACATTGCTGTGGATTCGAGTTCAGCACAGCTTTTGAGTCGAGGGTGACTCTCGCCTTGCCACGTCAATTACAAGGGACAGAAATGGACTAGTTTGAGCACGTAAAAGCTAGCAGGCTAACCGCTAACATGTTTTGGTCAAAACCACAAGGGCTACTTCCTGCTTATGTCTAAGAATTGTGGGAAATGTAGCCCTATTAGCTAATTAGACCGGGGCAAGGAAAACACGAGCTTCCAAAACCTGCCGGGTCCGCGCAAAAAAGTTGGAGAGTGCATGTATTGAAGGATAGCATTTAGCATTAGCTTAGAAGACCTgtcctggaacttttctgacTCGCCTTGTTCACaccagtggaaaaaaaactaaaagaaacaaagttgttGATAAACATTAGCTTGTTTATTGTCAGGAAGACTTGGCAGTCATTAGCGATGACAGAAataaccccccctcccatctcAGCACAAGAGTTTGGCAGCAAATCACATCCTCTCTCTGCACGGTGACCTCGTCGTCATTCTTTTACTATCGTTACAACGCAACATCCAAGAAGAGCACGTACTTTCAAAGCCTCTTTGGTGACAAATCAATACTGCTTCGTAGTATCTTTCTCCACAACACTGTAACCAAACGCACGTTGCCTCATTGTGGCTTTTCTGGGAAACATCAATGAACATCCAGCATTGACAAATGCTGGATGTCTGAGTCGAGGGGGGAGCGCTTCAATACACTGTGATAATaaccagcttttttttttatctgcataTTTCCTGAAACTTTTTGGAAGACACGAGATGTACATTGGTCACTGTATCACATAGGATGACATAACAGAAAATATAAACGCTAAAAGGTTGAGTAGGGGTGTCGCTAAATGCGTGTCACCCCCCTTGGAGGGGAGCGTGATTAGGTGTCAGCGTAAAGTTCAAAGTTCACACTGGAGGTGGGAGGCTACGGTTAAAAGAGAAATATTTACAACACAAACATCTTCAAGTAAAAGCCATGTCAGAGGGATTCAACTGAATAAAAGGTGACATGTGAGTAGGAAACATTTTGGAATGCTGGAGAACCTCCTATTTggagaggaggaagggggaaaaaaaacctgctgCACCAACCTCGTTGCTCAATGCTGCCCTCTGCCTTTCACTACTGTACACTGCAACATGACAACCGACGCTGAAGCTGCTGaacaaatacattaaaatgCGAGGGGGTTAATTTACAAAAtccttaaaaaatacatttgtacaaaacaaaactaaaatagaTCTGTGTAGAAAATACCATTTTACAATAATACCCAGAAGAGGGATGAATACCCTCGACACAGAATTGTGAATGCTGTGAGATGTCAAACATGCAGACTTTTGCTGAGGGAGCATTAACACAGAAATTGTGAATGAGTAAATGTTTGgaagcctgtgtgtgtgtgtgtgtgtgtgtgtgtgtgtgtgtgtgtgtgtgtgtgtgtgtgtgtgtgtgtgtgtgtgtgtcagcttGTAACGCTGGAATGCAAAAGTGTGTGACAGTAATACGCTTGGAATGAGGGGACGTGTGAACACActagtgtgcgtgtgtgtaagtgCATTATGAAGAATGGGGCTGGTATTTGGGAAAAAGGTAGAGGTCTTTGCACAGCGAGCTGGTGAACTCGGACATCTCTTTGCAGCGATGGTGGGGCGTGCCGGGGGCGTAACCCTCGCGCTCTTTGATCCGCCCGTTGACCTGCGGACCCCAATAGCGAATGATCGACTTTGCGATGACATATCGAagtcacaagatggcagcgACGGAAGCAGAAATGTACCTGCACCAGGATGTCAgccatgtgtgtgtctctggCGTGGAGGCGGAGGGTAGAGTTGAGCTCCTGGATGAACCAGGATCCTCGCTTGGTGTTGCGCATGGCCGCCGTGCCTTTAAAAGAGCAAAGCAAACACGAGCGGCTTCATAACACTAGACCACGATGAGAAGGCAACTGCGACGCAGCGGCAAACAAACGCTGCTTAATGTGTTTGTGCTTAATGTTTTGTCGGGTACATGCGCCGACGGTAAAGAGAGAAAGGTGTCTGAAAAGATTGTGAAGCAAAGGGAATCCCAGCAGAGAGACAACAAATAACAGCTGTAATGTTGCGGAATGCGTTTACAGGAAGGTGTCAACACGAGTGAGACAAGCGGGCCCAGAGGAACCGCTGAGCCGCAACCGAGCGCATTCCAGAACGCTTATTGATTAGTATGTCTTCAGAAAGAGTTTCTACAGACGCCCGACTGATTTAATTGGCCAATAGTAGCTCTTTCAAAAGTCTGGATCTGCTAAAGtcagaggattttttttttgggaaataaatgttttattttttttgtttacacatTAACATATTAGAACTAAAGACAAGAGTGACATTCAAACATATTGGAAAAGTCCGATAGTCGATGAACTTGCCgattaatataaaataataatgactaaaattattcacattttttttaaaaaagctaaTATTAGCCAATTCAATCAGTTGGTTGACTAATCCGTCAAGCCCTATTTGTGGTCAATATTTTCCCCCAGAATTTAAATCTAATTAAGGGGCATCCAAATGAAAAGGATTGCctgcatttttaattaaacgaGTGTATCAATTAATGGACGAAGGGATGTGCCACAGCAAGAAAGGCGCTCAGGGCAAGTGAAGTTCCCAGCTAAGGCCAAAAAGGAATATCCAAAAAAGGGACAAACTTACAAATGGTCTGACCTTTGAGAGAGGCATAGCCGCATATCATGTCAGACCGCTGGGGCAGTTTAATCCTGGGCAGTCCTAAGTCCCCTCCCTGTCTGGCACCGGCGCCCCTGGGACCTTCTCGCCCGGCGTCCCGCTGTTCACAGCTGGGTGAGCTGCTCCTTCCTGGCCCATCCACCTGCTCCACTCCGCAGTCCAGGTCCTCTGTGAGACGGCAATGACTTGTATTAAGACACTTGTCATTTCAGtgagagatgtttttttttttttccatctgacTGCAGATGAAGGGGACGAGCACACCTAATGATATTGGCAGCACACCTGCGGTGTCGGGCGAGTACGAAGAGGGCCACGCTGTACTAATTGCGGAGACTCCCGAGGGGTCGGCAGATTTGTGCTAGGCGTCATTAGCCTTGTTGCGGCATCGGGGCTGAGCCTAATTGACCGCACAGTCGAAGATGATTAACTTCACCGtgcattgttatttatttttttacaacaaagtgGTTCTTTTTGCTCAGTTCTTTGTTTGTAACTTCTGGctacactcttttttttttttttttttttaaatcatcatGGTAAACTTTGACATATTGTACATTTAGAAATGGGCACCATGTTAATTTTAAATCAATAAGCCTAAGTATTGACcttctgttttaatttttttagcaAATCACACTGAGTGGTGAGCTATTTTTCGAAGAGCCATGGGCTACTTATGTTGTCCTTGGGACTATCTAGAACAGGCtggcacaattttttttatctttatagAAAATACCTTCTTGAAGCCTCAACTTTTTAAAACCACCTTCAAAGCGGTTTTCGTCCGGAGCTTAATGCCAACAGATgattaaaagaataaaacaccaaatgaaatcaataaGACACCGACTATCATAGTTAAGTGATGAATAAAACACAGAGTTGGCAATTCTTTCCGCGCGCTCCAAGACCGACAAGCAacagtgtttttttaagaaacgATTTACACAATTTCAATTGCGTATGCATAGACGGAAGCCGCAACGTTACACCAAATGTCAGACTGAACCGATTCAGAATGTTAATGTGGAAGATCTCAATTATGCTACTCATCTCATCAAGTCCTATTTGATCTTTTTAGGACTTTATATGTGGCATGCCAACGTGTTCTGCATGTCGCCTTCCTTACCTCCTCTGCAGGCCTGGATGAAAAACATCTTTGGTTTGTTCTGCAGCAGCGGGCAGCGCACGTTGTCAAAGGCCTCAAACACCCACTGAAGCTAAATATGAACACGTGACATAATGTGGGTGGCAGGTTAGATGTCAACATCAAGTTTTCCCTCAGTGTTGTTCAAGATGACAGCACACCTGCAGGAGCTGGCCGTCTGTGCCGTACACGGCACCTTCTACGCCGTGGGAGAGGAGACAAACCACGCAGCTGTTCACCGAGCGGTGCTCCGGACGCCGGCGGAAGCTCTCGATGCTGGTTCTCATTTCCTGGGGAAAATAAAGAGggcaaaatgttcaatttggGGTGCGGTGGAGGGTGAAGCAGCGCGGGCGAGACGGTGTCACCTCAGCCGTCAGGTCTCTGCGGAGCGTCACCGCGTAGTCCAGATCTGTGAAAAGCTCGCTGAGCACATCGTAGTCCACCTCGCCGCCCTTCCTGGGGTCCAGGTCGGGTGGGTCAAACGTCATATTGCTGATCACCAGGGCTAAACCACGTGGGGATGAGGTCATTGCATAGGACTGCAACACAGGGGGGAGGGACATTCATATTACACAACTATTacctcaaaatgtttttctaaatcagagaaattgattattttacaggacatttaaaaaaataaataaaaataagaacatCATTGACAAGACCAGTTGTGGACTCTGGCATGTAAAGTATgggcagatttttttctttttataaaatattatgtaAAATGGTTTTCTACTTTGGAATGAATGGTGTGTCAAGCGTTGACGTTTGTATGGGCAATTAGCACCCCCTTGTGGAGTATCAAGAAAAGCCAGAAGTCGACACTAAATAATTTCACTAGCTAAGCCCTAACATAAAAGAAAGCAAGCACAAttcgaaacaaaaacaaaagttttctAATTCATTTATGCACTGCTtgattcatgttttatttcttttcaatttgttaATCTTAATTATCCTTTTGCTGACTCGCCAGGACCACCACTGGACATGCCAGAGTATTATAACAGTATCTATGATTCATTCAATTTAGATatatctgctttttttttttttaactgagcCACATTGACAGCCTGCATCCTTGCCTTACCCTGAGGCATTGTGAGAGGTAGAGGTCATGCGTGCAAGGGAGGACGGGAGTGGTGATGGGACTATCTGCATCCAAGCTGTACTCCataaattctgaaaacaatgcacaaaatgttgcacttcaatacaaataatatatattatttaatagAATAATATTtaacataatataaaaaacattCTACCCATCTTTTCAAGTTAAATAATTGTAAACAAAGTTTTGGATTGTATAAGAGTAAGCAAAAAATGTCTTATGTTGTTACATCGCACCGGCAGCTTTAAGGAGATAAAGTCGCTACTACAAGCCTGCACATGAGTCACTCACAAGGTGTGGCACCCGCGCTCCCTTTCAGTAATATGATACCTAAAAAATTAACCCGCAGAATATCCCGAGTAGTCCCAGAAGTTTTATTTAATCACTCATATCCGGAATCTTGACAAGAGTGTgtctacaaaaacagaaaaatattgaCATGAGAAACATTAGTGATGCGTCACATCTCACCGTGCGTCCTGGCTCGTTTTGCTACGGTTTCTTCCTGAGTGGCAAGTGGAAGAGAGGAGTCGCTATATCTCTGAAAGGAAGACAGACTGAGTTCAATGCACCCAAGTCAAATGTAGACTGCCTTCATTTGGCAAGCGGAGTCAATTGTCGCCTCCACCGACCACACAATGGATTAAGAAAACTATTGCCTGAAttcgctcttttttttattttatattagctgattttgtggccaaagtgaaaaaattatTACTTTGGTCTCTCTTGGTGGAATTTTGGTGTTACATGGGTTCCTGATTGTGTACATGCTAGATGCATGCTGTTGGTGCTTTATGATCCTCTTTGTTGCCGCCCTCTTCTGGCTTCTACCTGCGATCACAAGCACCTTTTATAGACATTGGTCCTTATCGCCTGAAAATAGCAGGGCTTCACTGTAGCCTGCATTGCAGctttattgaaataaataatctaACTAAACATTTATAATTGCTCACTTTACTGCAGCCAATTTGTTGACTTCATTTCGCAACGTAAATGGAGCAAATGTCCCAGCAAAGGCACAGCTGTGCAGGTACCTCTCGTGTAAAGGCTGGCGAGTGACTTTGCTCAATTACGTGCCGGCCACTTAATCATTCACAAGAGTATCAAGAGTGAAGCTCAGGTGGCTCAcctctctcctcctctctgATGTCTGCATTAGCTGCCATCCTGCCCGTCCTTCACGCTCCTCATCAGGTTGGAAACCCTGTGAGCATACAAATCACTTAGATTATTAGAATTGACGGATTGCCCGATTTAACGCTCACTCACTTGCGCCTCCTTCTCCTGCGATTGCGTGACCAGCTCGCACAGGTGTCGCTGCTCGGTTTCTCGGAGCGCCGAGCAGAAGCTGCTGAAGGCTCGCGGCCCTCGCTTGGGAAGGAGCAACAGCAGACGCAAGCTTCGTTTCTGGGACGTTTGCTCGGCCTAAGGAAAATGTCCATTGGGAGACATGAGAGTAAAACTGGCTCCTCCCTTCTGTATGCACAGTAGCCGGTTTTTTAGGGCACCAGTGTTTACTTTGCATATTAAGTGACGAAATCCACTGATGCCTCTTTTGAAAGGTTTACTATTTCCGTCACAGTGAAAGGATCtgataaaaacacaaacataccAGGATGCCCTCAGCCATACTGTCGGTGAGGATGTTGTCCTGAAGCAGAAACTGAATGAGAAGCTCATCCACCACCAGCTGCCTGCAGAGAGAAGCACTCCGCAGAGCTACCCGGTCCCTCTCCAGCATGCCACACTCCCGCATCTTGCTAGAATATACACACACGTTGcattgttatgttttttttggggggggggggggggggggggtattagGAAGACTATCTCTTGTTGGTGTTCCGCGCTTTCGATTAAGCATGCCAATAGTGAACAAGTTCAAAACACTTGTAATCAGCTTGGTGtggcaaaacacaaactaaacaCGGAATGCAAACTAGGATCATTTGAAATTCGAATTGCAGCAGATATGTGTGAAAGGAAGCCACGCGCGCTGACAGACAGTGGATGGCTATCTCAGCGCTCGAAAGAGGCGGATCGCGGTGCTAGCTAGCCGAACTTCGTTGAGTGAAACAAGCCGCGTTTCTCCTACCTTCGAGCGTTCTTCCGCCGATGCACCACAGTATCAAACCTTCAAGGAGGGGGCGAGTAAATGTGGtcgtttttcccttttgtcACGCCAGAAAACGACGGCCCCCAATGACTGCCCAACTTCCGTAGGTAACGTTAGCTGCAATGCGACGGGGCGGGGCCAGCAActtattgtttattatttggaCCAATGAAAGCGCGAAAAGCCTGAGTGACAGAGTTTTTGGCCACTCAGCTGTTTTcttgacgtcacacaacacttgTCCTGGCGGGATATTGAACGCGGTGGTTGTTTCAGGCGAAAAACGAACAGTGTCAAGAAAtctcaaaatacaaattttcAACTGTCATTGGTTATAtttcttattaaaaaaatgtcgtCGCTTTAGCAGTTAAAGTTGATTATTCTTGGTGGATTTACTGGCTAGCAAACAATTCAATTCGGCCTTGAGGATATTTGCAATGTTTTCATTGCAGTGGACCTGCACTAAGTCATACTATATTGACAGCACAACAACATACTTTGACTAAATGGTCTTTATAAACAACTATGATTCCCTAGCTGCATGTGAAGACGTGTAAATAAAAACGCTTATTGATACAGGAGAGTTGACATCTTGTGTTACTTGACCCTGTAACAGCATTGATGTGTGTTACATTGGCCTCAATGCTTGTTAGTGGTTGTCATGGTGGGAATGGGCGAGTGGTAATCACATAATCCTGCATTTCTAATCAGGGAAAGCCACAATTTGCACCAACAAATCTAGTCTCAGCTTGCCTAATTCAATGTTGGTGTCAGAAAATGAGTCCTTGTCTCTCCCGCCTGTATTGTTGCAGCCCAACACTACATTTTTATAGCTAACAAATTGATCTACACTCAAAAGGAAATCCACAAAAGGATCCGCATCCACCTCTAAGATGGCGGCTGCAGGCATGCCCGGAGTTGCGTGACATGACATCAGGTAAAAATGATGAGTTGTTTCTTATTGTGTTGTGCAGGTGTGCTATCTTTCCACCGTGCGTCTCACTGGCTGCACCTCTGCTCGGAGAGCGGCTTCACCCTCCCCTGCTGTCTATCTCCTCACCCTCGCTGCGTGCTGTCAATAATTGATGGTCTTTAGTGACTCTCAAAGGGTAACAGGTCCGGCAGAAAATGTCTCatgtgtcatttcttcatttattCACAAGTCGGTCTTGAAGCTCGGAGAAAGCGGCGACTATTTACTAGCCGTGCTTGTGTTTTGCTTGCACCTGCGCGTGACTGAGCGCAAACGGGTTCATGCGGCATGAGTGACAGCAGCACAGAAGGAGGTGAAGGGAAGCTTTAAATAAGTGGGTGGCGGGGGGTCATGGAGGGGGAGTGACAGAATTATTGAGTGAATTAATTCAGCCTTGGCCAGCCCTGATAAACTGGTAAACTGCAAACTTGCAGTACAGTACAAACATGG
This DNA window, taken from Syngnathus acus chromosome 16, fSynAcu1.2, whole genome shotgun sequence, encodes the following:
- the casp2 gene encoding caspase-2 isoform X1, which translates into the protein MRECGMLERDRVALRSASLCRQLVVDELLIQFLLQDNILTDSMAEGILAEQTSQKRSLRLLLLLPKRGPRAFSSFCSALRETEQRHLCELVTQSQEKEAQGFQPDEEREGRAGWQLMQTSERRRERYSDSSLPLATQEETVAKRARTHEFMEYSLDADSPITTPVLPCTHDLYLSQCLRSYAMTSSPRGLALVISNMTFDPPDLDPRKGGEVDYDVLSELFTDLDYAVTLRRDLTAEEMRTSIESFRRRPEHRSVNSCVVCLLSHGVEGAVYGTDGQLLQLQWVFEAFDNVRCPLLQNKPKMFFIQACRGEDLDCGVEQVDGPGRSSSPSCEQRDAGREGPRGAGARQGGDLGLPRIKLPQRSDMICGYASLKGQTICTAAMRNTKRGSWFIQELNSTLRLHARDTHMADILVQVNGRIKEREGYAPGTPHHRCKEMSEFTSSLCKDLYLFPKYQPHSS
- the casp2 gene encoding caspase-2 isoform X2; translation: MRECGMLERDRVALRSASLCRQLVVDELLIQFLLQDNILTDSMAEGILAEQTSQKRSLRLLLLLPKRGPRAFSSFCSALRETEQRHLCELVTQSQEKEAQGFQPDEEREGRAGWQLMQTSERRRERYSDSSLPLATQEETVAKRARTHEFMEYSLDADSPITTPVLPCTHDLYLSQCLRSYAMTSSPRGLALVISNMTFDPPDLDPRKGGEVDYDVLSELFTDLDYAVTLRRDLTAEEMRTSIESFRRRPEHRSVNSCVVCLLSHGVEGAVYGTDGQLLQLQWVFEAFDNVRCPLLQNKPKMFFIQACRGEDLDCGVEQVDGPGRSSSPSCEQRDAGREGPRGAGARQGGDLGLPRIKLPQRSDMICGYASLKGTAAMRNTKRGSWFIQELNSTLRLHARDTHMADILVQVNGRIKEREGYAPGTPHHRCKEMSEFTSSLCKDLYLFPKYQPHSS